In Oryzias melastigma strain HK-1 linkage group LG10, ASM292280v2, whole genome shotgun sequence, a single window of DNA contains:
- the gpr151 gene encoding G-protein coupled receptor 151 translates to MDKQSWNNATIINSSIDKFSFDQVGTFQHQDSGELRVLVPAILGVICVLGVACNLTAMVILFSNAHRGKLSLINSLIFNLMFADGLVLMFTVPFRAASFSKASWNLGWVVCKTADWFLQSCMVAKSLTVAIMAKACYRYVSNPTKQVSIHLGSILVVLFFIWLSACLVTIPLWLFARLQREVSGLVCVLKVSPGAQEFMSVYTKAYPVGVYCAPLSFALMYFGKAYGQCQRRSSKTQNLRTQIRSSRLTLILFSLTVAMAVLWLPQWVVWLWERHLAEKEIGVAQPLLSSPPLFLVLSAQLLTFSLSLINPLIVLFLSEEFREGYRGLWRRLTLRKQPPPKPKPGPHNPTSLQSPCPRPETSGQLSWERSLQLGSSQEAPEDPAELEKAAGKEGREADKVSLKDGFVLPDVEQFWNERETETQTVENDPVPWENQTEEGKK, encoded by the coding sequence ATGGATAAGCAGAGCTGGAACAATGCCACCATCATCAACAGCTCCATAGACAAGTTCTCCTTTGACCAAGTTGGGACTTTCCAGCACCAGGACTCCGGTGAGCTCAGAGTTCTGGTGCCAGCCATTCTGGGAGTCATCTGTGTTTTGGGTGTGGCCTGTAACCTCACTGCCATGGTCATCCTCTTCTCAAACGCTCACAGGGGCAAACTCTCACTGATCAACTCCCTCATCTTCAATTTGATGTTTGCCGACGGGCTCGTGCTGATGTTTACAGTGCCGTTCAGGGCGGCGTCCTTCTCCAAAGCTAGCTGGAACCTGGGCTGGGTGGTGTGCAAGACGGCCGACTGGTTCCTCCAATCCTGCATGGTGGCCAAGAGCCTCACTGTGGCCATCATGGCCAAAGCGTGCTATCGCTATGTCTCCAACCCAACCAAGCAGGTGAGCATCCACCTGGGCTCCATCCTGGTGGTGCTCTTCTTCATCTGGCTCTCTGCCTGCTTGGTCACCATCCCCCTGTGGCTCTTCGCTCGGCTGCAGAGAGAGGTCAGCGGGCTGGTGTGTGTGTTGAAGGTTTCTCCTGGAGCTCAGGAGTTCATGTCGGTGTACACCAAAGCTTACCCTGTCGGGGTCTACTGTGCCCCCCTCAGCTTTGCTTTGATGTACTTCGGGAAAGCTTACGGCCAATGCCAGCGCCGCTCCAGTAAGACACAGAATCTGCGCACTCAGATCAGATCAAGTCGACTCACTCTCATCCTTTTCAGCCTCACTGTGGCCATGGCTGTCCTCTGGCTGCCTCAATGGGTGGTGTGGCTTTGGGAGCGTCACTTGGCAGAGAAAGAAATCGGAGTGGCTCAGCCTCTGCTGTCTTCTCCCCCTCTTTTTCTGGTCCTCTCTGCCCAGCTGCTTACCTTCTCCCTGTCGCTGATAAACCCTCTCATTGTTCTCTTCCTCTCTGAGGAGTTCAGGGAGGGCTACAGGGGGCTGTGGAGACGCCTCACTCTACGCAAGCAGCCTCCACCTAAGCCAAAGCCAGGACCCCACAATCCCACCTCACTGCAGTCCCCCTGTCCCAGGCCGGAGACATCTGGACAGCTGAGCTGGGAGAGAAGCCTTCAGCTTGGCTCCAGCCAGGAAGCCCCAGAGGATCCGGCTGAGCTGGAGAAAGCAGCTGGAAAAGAAGGGAGAGAAGCTGACAAGGTGAGCCTCAAAGACGGCTTCGTTTTGCCAGATGTGGAGCAGTTCTGGAACGAGAGGGAAACGGAGACGCAGACGGTGGAAAACGATCCAGTGCCATGGGAGAACCAGACAGAGGAAGGGAAAAAATAG